In Neisseria animalis, a single window of DNA contains:
- a CDS encoding ExeA family protein, giving the protein MKAAFKQIGKSYAAAAAEIGCSKPMLVAVVNHGNWPKKGANELREKLKQYFEKNGADIPASLRNEPEAAPAHPNESEDKEMLLRKAKINQAAKQHFGLVRDPFHDEIQSADDVFMTPDVRYVREAMFQTACHGGFVAVVGESGAGKSTLREDLQDRINREGRQIVLIEPYVLAMEDNDQKGKTLKAVHIAEAILEAVSPGSSPKRSPEARFRQIHRALQESAKAGNKHLLLIEEAHGLPLPTLKHLKRFFELKSGFERLLGIVLIGQTELAQKLSENNPAVREVVQRCEVVTLLPLTDGKLEGYLKHKFARAGADVTQILAQSAIDAVAERLTVKSRSSKGTELHSLLYPLAVNNLVSAAMNQAAELGFDTVDGDVVRGV; this is encoded by the coding sequence ATGAAAGCAGCGTTTAAACAAATCGGCAAATCCTATGCTGCCGCTGCCGCCGAAATCGGCTGCAGCAAGCCGATGTTGGTAGCGGTGGTGAACCACGGGAACTGGCCGAAAAAAGGCGCAAACGAATTGCGCGAAAAACTGAAGCAGTATTTTGAAAAGAATGGTGCGGACATCCCAGCGAGCCTGAGAAACGAGCCGGAAGCCGCACCTGCCCACCCTAATGAAAGCGAGGACAAAGAGATGTTACTACGAAAAGCGAAAATCAACCAAGCCGCCAAACAGCATTTCGGGCTGGTGCGCGACCCGTTCCACGATGAAATCCAGTCTGCCGATGATGTGTTTATGACCCCCGATGTGCGCTATGTACGCGAGGCGATGTTTCAGACGGCCTGCCACGGCGGCTTTGTGGCGGTGGTGGGCGAAAGCGGCGCGGGCAAATCGACCCTGCGCGAAGATTTGCAAGACCGCATCAACCGCGAAGGCCGCCAGATTGTGCTGATTGAGCCGTATGTGTTGGCGATGGAAGACAACGACCAGAAAGGCAAAACGCTCAAGGCGGTGCATATTGCCGAAGCGATTTTGGAAGCGGTATCGCCGGGCAGCAGCCCGAAACGCAGCCCCGAAGCGCGTTTCCGCCAAATCCACCGCGCCTTGCAGGAAAGCGCGAAGGCGGGCAACAAGCATTTGCTCTTAATCGAAGAAGCGCACGGCCTGCCGCTGCCGACGCTGAAGCACCTGAAACGCTTTTTTGAATTGAAATCGGGCTTCGAGCGGCTGTTGGGCATTGTGCTAATCGGGCAGACCGAGCTGGCGCAGAAGCTCAGCGAAAACAATCCGGCTGTCCGCGAGGTGGTGCAGCGTTGCGAAGTGGTGACGCTCCTGCCGCTGACCGACGGCAAATTGGAAGGTTATCTGAAGCACAAGTTTGCCCGCGCCGGAGCGGACGTTACCCAAATTCTGGCACAGTCGGCCATCGACGCTGTAGCGGAGCGGCTGACGGTAAAAAGCCGCAGCAGCAAAGGCACGGAGCTGCACAGCCTGCTCTATCCGCTGGCGGTTAACAACTTGGTATCTGCGGCGATGAATCAGGCGGCGGAGCTGGGCTTCGATACGGTAGACGGCGATGTGGTGCGGGGTGTGTGA
- a CDS encoding helix-turn-helix domain-containing protein, with translation MASSKGIRILKVFKALEAHPIIGISNKEISDGLGIPASYVSRDLDDLISEGLVVKLDNGNFAYSIRTLQIAERFRRQQERLQGKIAEVGRRVEVD, from the coding sequence ATGGCAAGCAGTAAAGGCATTCGGATTTTAAAGGTCTTCAAGGCGTTGGAAGCCCACCCGATTATCGGTATCAGCAACAAAGAGATTTCAGACGGCCTCGGCATTCCGGCCAGCTATGTGAGCCGGGACTTGGACGATTTAATCAGCGAAGGCTTGGTGGTCAAATTGGATAACGGCAATTTTGCATACAGTATCAGAACCCTACAAATCGCCGAACGGTTCAGACGGCAGCAGGAACGGCTGCAAGGCAAGATTGCCGAAGTGGGCAGACGGGTTGAAGTGGACTAA
- a CDS encoding DUF2190 family protein: protein MAQTKQVVLTTTVKAASPIVANRFVNFENKQAKAGEAVLGVSPYDCDEGDTAAVDVIGIALVEAGGAVAAGVEVGADAQGCAVTGAAKVAGTALTAAEAAGDIIRVLLKG, encoded by the coding sequence ATGGCACAAACCAAACAAGTGGTTTTAACCACTACCGTCAAAGCAGCCAGTCCGATTGTGGCCAACCGCTTTGTGAATTTTGAAAACAAACAGGCCAAAGCCGGTGAAGCGGTGTTGGGCGTGTCGCCTTACGACTGCGATGAAGGCGATACCGCCGCGGTCGACGTCATCGGCATTGCGCTGGTGGAGGCAGGCGGCGCAGTAGCGGCCGGTGTGGAAGTAGGCGCAGACGCACAGGGCTGCGCGGTAACGGGTGCGGCAAAAGTTGCGGGCACGGCATTGACCGCTGCCGAAGCGGCGGGCGACATCATCCGCGTATTGCTGAAAGGTTAA
- a CDS encoding gp436 family protein yields MYISREDLAAAVSRTELIQLSNDDGYGSEPDWAIVDRAIAYACELADGYLMGRYTLPLDPAPSLLRPICTDIARWWLHQRRINTADFPKPLEAAHANAVKLLEQIRDGKIHLGVRVGDTAEPSGGAVEQAHGERGAYQVRANSRQDWSGY; encoded by the coding sequence GTGTACATCAGCCGCGAAGATTTGGCCGCCGCCGTCAGCCGCACCGAGCTCATCCAGCTATCCAATGACGACGGCTACGGCAGCGAGCCCGACTGGGCCATCGTCGACCGCGCCATTGCCTACGCCTGCGAGCTGGCCGACGGCTATCTGATGGGGCGTTATACCCTGCCGCTCGACCCCGCGCCCAGCCTGCTGCGCCCGATTTGCACGGATATTGCCAGATGGTGGCTGCACCAGCGGCGGATTAACACGGCGGACTTTCCCAAGCCGCTGGAAGCGGCGCACGCCAACGCGGTGAAGCTGTTGGAGCAAATCCGCGACGGCAAAATCCATTTGGGCGTGCGCGTCGGCGATACCGCCGAACCGTCCGGCGGTGCGGTGGAGCAGGCGCACGGCGAGCGCGGCGCGTATCAGGTGCGCGCCAACAGTCGGCAGGATTGGAGCGGCTACTGA
- a CDS encoding DNA-binding protein has protein sequence MKFKLVKARYFRFRRQAWVIRPPEKKILSEQQLKENFAKNGKTLAQWARENGYQPREVYLVIGGQNKAKYGRGFEIARKLGLK, from the coding sequence ATGAAATTTAAATTAGTTAAAGCACGTTATTTTCGATTTAGGCGTCAGGCATGGGTAATAAGACCACCAGAAAAAAAGATACTTTCCGAGCAGCAGTTAAAAGAAAATTTTGCCAAGAACGGCAAAACGCTGGCTCAGTGGGCACGAGAGAACGGCTATCAGCCGCGTGAGGTTTACTTGGTTATTGGTGGGCAAAACAAAGCCAAATATGGACGGGGTTTTGAAATCGCCCGCAAGCTGGGTTTGAAATAG
- a CDS encoding HU family DNA-binding protein, translated as MNKTELIAAIAEQSGLTKADATRALQAFECAVIGELAGGGEVALTGFGTFRAVKVEARNGRNPKTGEAILLPAHTAPKFKAGKALKDAVNP; from the coding sequence ATGAATAAAACCGAACTGATTGCCGCGATTGCCGAACAATCCGGCCTGACCAAAGCGGATGCAACCCGCGCATTACAGGCGTTCGAATGCGCCGTGATTGGCGAGCTGGCGGGTGGCGGCGAAGTGGCGTTGACCGGCTTCGGCACCTTCCGCGCCGTCAAAGTCGAAGCGCGCAACGGCCGCAATCCTAAAACGGGCGAAGCCATTTTACTGCCGGCGCATACCGCCCCGAAATTCAAAGCGGGCAAGGCTTTGAAAGATGCGGTCAATCCGTAA
- a CDS encoding DNA-binding protein, with product MRRQAIDFKPLPYPQTPETAAAWFRKHGVCKAHWARYFGFERTVVEHLLRGKLKGNYGQSHEAAVKLGLKESV from the coding sequence ATGAGAAGACAAGCAATTGATTTTAAGCCACTTCCCTATCCGCAAACGCCTGAGACGGCGGCTGCGTGGTTTCGGAAACACGGTGTATGTAAAGCTCATTGGGCACGTTATTTCGGTTTTGAGCGTACTGTCGTAGAGCACCTACTACGGGGCAAACTCAAAGGAAACTACGGTCAAAGCCATGAGGCAGCGGTAAAGCTCGGGTTAAAAGAGTCTGTATAA
- a CDS encoding Gp37 family protein → MASTRPILLALREHLQAALPDYAVELFPDNPASYRFIHPKGAVLVGYQGSRFSRPDGLGMIGQQRDITLHLTVFGRGLHHDGAALDLLDALRLAVTGYAPPHCLPCHLLSEAFLSEDGGAWQYELRVQTETQQVQVCTDENLPKFIAARYRRDGQALDTDLKPNQP, encoded by the coding sequence ATGGCTTCGACCCGACCGATACTGCTTGCCCTGCGCGAGCATTTGCAGGCGGCCTTGCCCGATTACGCGGTGGAGCTGTTTCCCGACAATCCAGCAAGCTACCGCTTTATCCACCCCAAGGGCGCGGTGCTGGTGGGCTATCAGGGCAGCCGTTTCAGCCGCCCCGACGGGCTAGGTATGATAGGCCAGCAGCGCGACATCACGCTGCACCTGACCGTGTTCGGACGCGGCCTGCACCACGACGGCGCGGCTTTGGATTTGCTCGACGCGCTCAGGCTGGCCGTTACCGGTTACGCCCCGCCGCATTGCCTGCCCTGCCATCTGCTCTCGGAAGCCTTCCTGAGCGAAGACGGCGGCGCATGGCAGTATGAACTGCGGGTGCAGACCGAAACGCAGCAGGTGCAGGTGTGCACGGATGAAAACCTGCCCAAATTTATTGCCGCCCGCTACCGCCGCGACGGCCAAGCATTAGATACCGATTTAAAACCCAACCAGCCATAG
- a CDS encoding regulatory protein GemA — translation METATQKRSRLIKLLHVAKPKLMMADGDYRCLLANVSQGKTSSTKLSLEELELALRAMKARGFVVAVKPQGSRADIPVFEPQEDMAGQVKKIRALWLELHCLGAVRNPSELALAKFVKRMTGVDYQGWLDVDNASRVIEHLKKWVLRVGGTV, via the coding sequence ATGGAAACCGCCACCCAAAAACGCAGCCGCCTGATTAAGCTCCTGCACGTTGCCAAGCCCAAGCTAATGATGGCCGATGGGGACTACCGCTGCCTGCTGGCCAATGTGTCGCAGGGTAAAACCAGCAGCACCAAATTGTCGTTGGAAGAGCTGGAGCTGGCTCTGCGGGCGATGAAGGCGCGGGGTTTTGTGGTGGCGGTCAAACCTCAGGGCAGCCGCGCGGATATTCCGGTGTTCGAGCCGCAGGAAGATATGGCCGGGCAGGTTAAAAAAATCCGCGCCTTGTGGCTGGAGCTGCACTGTTTGGGCGCGGTACGCAATCCGTCGGAGCTGGCTCTGGCCAAATTTGTGAAGCGGATGACGGGTGTGGATTATCAGGGTTGGTTGGACGTAGATAATGCGTCAAGGGTGATTGAGCATTTGAAGAAATGGGTTTTACGGGTCGGAGGTACGGTATGA
- a CDS encoding DUF3102 domain-containing protein — MNNDVIEHEVMDVVANQNHQAAHSVMVMEQWGNGETYNEERWIERGRQAVRQTMEGMFELGRALIILKEHTQHGRFMEIVKSQFGIGHNETARLIAATQRFATPQMQKAAPKLMDLGKSKLLELLVEEDVTLIGLAEGEEVNGMTLDDVDRMTVRELRAALRESRETAEAKDKVIADKNKKVDELAEKLEKSKKTVKEPDAADVGSELAMRLTSLEVGIRSQVSRLKEMFEQMNAHTEAHGIDHRAKMVGTINQIILDCETLRSSFALPQDAPTDDMPEWLKQED; from the coding sequence ATGAACAACGACGTAATCGAACATGAAGTTATGGATGTGGTTGCTAACCAAAACCACCAAGCTGCGCACAGCGTGATGGTGATGGAGCAATGGGGAAACGGAGAAACCTATAACGAAGAACGCTGGATTGAACGCGGACGCCAAGCAGTACGCCAAACAATGGAAGGGATGTTTGAGCTGGGCAGAGCTTTGATTATTTTAAAAGAGCATACGCAGCATGGCCGATTTATGGAAATTGTTAAGAGCCAGTTTGGTATTGGGCATAACGAAACTGCTCGTTTAATTGCCGCTACCCAACGTTTCGCGACCCCGCAAATGCAGAAAGCAGCCCCAAAGCTGATGGATTTAGGCAAATCCAAGCTGCTGGAACTGCTGGTAGAAGAAGATGTGACGCTGATTGGTTTGGCAGAAGGTGAAGAAGTTAACGGTATGACTTTGGATGATGTCGACCGTATGACAGTGCGTGAACTCCGTGCTGCCCTGCGCGAGAGCCGAGAAACGGCGGAAGCGAAAGACAAGGTCATTGCTGACAAGAATAAAAAAGTCGACGAGCTGGCGGAGAAGCTGGAAAAAAGCAAAAAAACCGTGAAAGAACCGGACGCGGCGGATGTGGGCAGCGAGCTTGCCATGCGTCTGACCAGCCTGGAAGTGGGCATCCGCTCGCAGGTCAGCCGCCTGAAAGAGATGTTCGAGCAGATGAACGCGCATACGGAGGCGCACGGTATCGACCACCGCGCCAAGATGGTCGGCACCATCAATCAGATTATTTTGGATTGCGAAACCCTGCGCTCGTCTTTCGCGCTGCCGCAAGATGCGCCGACGGACGATATGCCGGAGTGGTTGAAGCAGGAGGATTGA
- a CDS encoding DDE-type integrase/transposase/recombinase, with protein sequence MNPALNERLTAVATHADTLGRGDKSAYLKQQAAELGMSLATLYRKLEAVAVKPSRKRRSDAGRSELSLDEAKLISSALMEAMRRNGKRLMAVRQAVEMLRANGKIEAARIDEETGEVLPLSESTIIRALREYRLHPDQLLQPDPMNRMKSEHPNHCWQIDPSLCVLYYLPRQGKDTGLRVMKEEEFYKNKPKNVVKIEQDRVWRYTGTDHASGAIVARYYFGGETSANLCDFFIYMMQAKEDIGKDPFRGVPRMVMLDPGSANTSAAFKNLCKSLDVHVQINKPGNPRAKGQVEKGNDIVETAFESGLRFTEVADIDQLNAMAERWMRYYNGTQIHSRHGLTRYQAWNRIKAEQLVLPPPAEYCRELALSAPKEAKVSSDLEIRFGGRYYSVKDIRGVLVGQKLLVAKNPWETDGARVATYDADGNEIWQAVPQIEFDEMGFRADAAVIGAEYKGRIDTVAQQHAKELDKLAMGADTLEEAAAKRKGKAVPFNGEIDPYKHQEDTLAARNTLYLPKQGTQMEYNRMEVAEQVLSKVEMAKLLKPRIEAAGGDWKQAVRMLQTAYPQGIEASRLDEAFDKLMNAGRLKIHRTGSL encoded by the coding sequence ATGAATCCCGCATTAAACGAGCGGCTTACTGCTGTGGCCACCCATGCGGACACGCTGGGGCGCGGCGACAAGTCGGCCTATTTGAAGCAGCAGGCGGCGGAATTGGGCATGAGTTTGGCCACGCTCTACCGCAAGCTGGAGGCGGTGGCGGTCAAACCGAGCCGCAAGCGGCGCAGCGATGCGGGCAGGTCGGAACTGAGCCTTGACGAAGCCAAATTGATTTCGTCGGCTCTGATGGAAGCCATGCGGCGCAACGGCAAGCGGCTGATGGCGGTACGGCAGGCGGTGGAAATGCTGCGCGCCAACGGCAAAATCGAAGCGGCGCGGATTGACGAAGAAACGGGCGAAGTGCTGCCCTTATCGGAATCGACCATTATCCGGGCGTTGCGCGAATACCGGCTGCACCCCGACCAGCTTTTGCAGCCCGACCCTATGAACCGCATGAAGTCGGAACACCCGAACCATTGCTGGCAAATCGACCCGAGTTTGTGCGTGCTGTATTACCTGCCGCGCCAAGGAAAGGACACGGGGCTGCGGGTGATGAAAGAGGAAGAGTTTTACAAAAACAAACCGAAAAACGTGGTGAAGATTGAGCAAGACCGCGTATGGCGCTATACCGGCACCGACCACGCCAGCGGCGCGATTGTTGCCCGCTACTACTTCGGCGGCGAGACTTCGGCCAACCTCTGCGACTTTTTCATCTACATGATGCAGGCCAAAGAAGACATCGGCAAAGACCCGTTTCGCGGCGTACCGCGCATGGTGATGCTCGACCCGGGCAGCGCGAATACTTCGGCAGCATTCAAAAATCTGTGCAAATCGCTGGATGTGCATGTGCAGATTAACAAGCCGGGCAATCCGCGGGCGAAAGGCCAGGTGGAAAAAGGCAACGATATTGTGGAAACGGCGTTTGAAAGCGGCCTGCGCTTTACCGAGGTGGCCGACATCGACCAACTCAACGCGATGGCGGAACGCTGGATGCGCTACTACAACGGCACGCAAATCCACAGCCGCCACGGCCTGACCCGCTATCAGGCTTGGAACAGAATCAAGGCGGAGCAGCTGGTTTTGCCGCCCCCTGCGGAATATTGCAGGGAGTTGGCTCTCAGCGCGCCGAAAGAGGCAAAGGTATCGTCCGATTTGGAAATCCGCTTCGGCGGCCGCTATTACAGCGTGAAAGACATTCGGGGCGTATTGGTCGGGCAGAAACTGTTGGTGGCCAAGAACCCTTGGGAAACCGACGGCGCACGGGTGGCAACCTATGATGCCGATGGCAACGAAATCTGGCAGGCAGTACCGCAGATTGAGTTTGACGAAATGGGCTTCCGAGCCGATGCCGCAGTTATCGGGGCGGAATACAAAGGCCGGATCGATACCGTCGCGCAGCAACATGCCAAGGAGCTGGACAAATTGGCGATGGGCGCGGACACATTGGAAGAAGCGGCGGCCAAACGCAAAGGTAAGGCCGTACCGTTTAACGGCGAAATCGACCCCTACAAACATCAGGAAGATACGCTGGCCGCACGCAATACGCTGTATCTGCCGAAACAAGGCACGCAGATGGAATACAACCGTATGGAAGTAGCCGAGCAGGTGCTCTCCAAGGTGGAAATGGCCAAGCTGTTGAAACCGCGCATCGAAGCCGCGGGCGGCGATTGGAAACAGGCGGTCAGGATGCTTCAGACGGCCTATCCGCAAGGCATAGAAGCAAGCAGATTGGACGAGGCGTTCGATAAATTGATGAATGCAGGCCGTCTGAAAATTCACAGAACGGGAAGCTTATGA
- a CDS encoding 2-oxoacid:acceptor oxidoreductase, translating into MPKLFEIFKSGTRTDHNGRRITISDGDVAQAAAAYDPALFQAPIVIGHPHSTAPAYGWVGSLKADGGVLSADFAQMDEGFVDLVKAGRYKKVSASFYPPDNPNNPKPGVWYLRHVGFLGAVPPAVKGLAAIDFAEDDGAVSFGGADEPAPPENPLSDLPEHEHKETPMSPEELLAQEKAAREAAEARAADAVAELEKLKAEQERDLRDAAHQRNTDFAEGLVKEGRLKPADKDLAVRVLDFAEYPEHYTVEFGENTLTEALRSFFSNLPNMALNSHLAKGRPTVKPAGLSADFAEAADPEALSHHERALALAEKEGIDYAEAARRTAAV; encoded by the coding sequence ATGCCCAAATTGTTTGAAATCTTTAAGTCCGGCACACGCACAGACCACAACGGCCGCCGCATCACCATCAGCGACGGCGATGTGGCGCAGGCTGCTGCGGCCTACGACCCGGCTCTGTTCCAAGCGCCGATTGTTATCGGCCATCCGCACAGCACCGCCCCGGCCTACGGCTGGGTGGGCAGCCTGAAAGCCGACGGCGGCGTGTTGAGCGCGGACTTCGCGCAGATGGACGAAGGCTTTGTGGATTTGGTTAAGGCCGGCCGCTACAAAAAAGTGTCGGCGAGCTTTTATCCGCCCGACAACCCGAACAACCCCAAGCCCGGCGTGTGGTATCTGCGCCATGTCGGTTTCTTGGGCGCGGTGCCGCCCGCCGTCAAGGGTTTGGCCGCGATTGATTTTGCCGAAGACGACGGCGCGGTGTCGTTCGGCGGAGCAGATGAACCCGCGCCACCCGAAAACCCTTTATCCGATTTACCCGAACATGAACACAAGGAGACCCCTATGTCGCCCGAAGAATTGCTGGCGCAGGAAAAAGCCGCCCGTGAAGCTGCCGAAGCGCGCGCAGCCGATGCGGTAGCGGAGTTAGAAAAGCTCAAAGCCGAGCAAGAGCGCGATTTGCGCGACGCGGCGCACCAGCGCAATACCGACTTTGCCGAAGGCTTGGTAAAAGAAGGCCGTCTGAAACCTGCCGACAAGGATTTGGCGGTGCGCGTATTGGACTTTGCCGAATATCCCGAGCATTACACGGTGGAATTTGGCGAGAACACATTAACCGAAGCCTTGCGCAGCTTTTTCAGCAACCTGCCGAATATGGCGTTAAACAGCCATCTGGCCAAAGGCCGCCCGACCGTGAAACCGGCAGGCCTGTCCGCCGACTTTGCCGAAGCCGCCGACCCCGAAGCCCTGAGCCATCACGAACGCGCGTTGGCTTTGGCTGAAAAAGAAGGCATTGATTACGCCGAGGCGGCGCGCCGCACGGCTGCCGTTTAA
- a CDS encoding DUF3164 family protein has translation MTDLTQYRQDAKGNLIPLANIKETDLLRDELVMEIVGKAQAVQENIADFKRQAMDDIAAFAQLSADRYDVKLGGKKGNISLHSFDGQYRVNLAIQDTLVFDEGLLAAKALIDECINEWTEGSRSELKTLINAAFQVDKEGNLSTARVLGLRRLEIKDRKWQTAMEALSDSLQVHTSKPFVRVYKRDAAGAYQLMNLDIAKV, from the coding sequence ATGACTGATTTAACCCAATACAGACAAGACGCCAAGGGCAATTTAATCCCGCTGGCCAATATTAAAGAAACCGACCTCTTGCGCGACGAGCTGGTGATGGAAATCGTCGGCAAAGCTCAGGCGGTGCAGGAAAACATTGCCGACTTCAAACGGCAGGCGATGGACGATATTGCCGCTTTCGCCCAGCTTTCCGCAGACCGTTACGATGTGAAGCTGGGCGGCAAGAAAGGCAACATCAGCCTGCACAGCTTCGACGGCCAATACCGCGTGAATCTGGCGATTCAGGACACGCTGGTCTTCGATGAAGGGCTGCTGGCCGCCAAAGCCCTGATTGACGAATGCATCAACGAATGGACGGAAGGCAGCCGCAGCGAGCTGAAAACGCTGATTAACGCCGCTTTCCAAGTGGACAAAGAGGGCAACCTCTCCACCGCCCGCGTGCTCGGCCTGCGCCGCTTGGAGATTAAAGACCGCAAATGGCAGACGGCGATGGAGGCACTTTCAGACAGCCTGCAGGTGCATACCAGCAAGCCGTTTGTGCGCGTGTACAAGCGCGATGCGGCGGGAGCGTATCAGTTGATGAATTTGGATATTGCGAAGGTGTAG
- a CDS encoding phage tail sheath family protein, translated as MAAAFHHGTETIRIDGGSNPVYTVDGAITAIVGTAPAGAVNELTVCQTKKDFAQFGTQTGQGFTLPDAAHIFTRYGSGIAYVVNVCDPDKHKTMVQGEALAVDADTLTARTAHIALQAGYTVRDGGAELGEGADYTIDAAAGGIVFKTKPDNPTIDYTYTDPAKVTEADILGGFQAATGKRTGLELLTEGFNRFGADAKIIIVPEYDQTAACAAAMIVLAEKLHAVAYINAPKGTGLSQAMEGRGPNGSINFNTSSDRAQLFYPHVTGLLGTEALATHAAGLRMKTDVENGYWFSISNRELLGVTGVETGLTARADDPQSETNRLNEKGITTVFNSYGTGYRMWGNRLACFPTVSHIKNFETAQRTGDLIDESIRRAELQYIDRPIDDALLDSLVETVRTYLGTLRSIVGFNVGLDYDYDLADSFSKGQVPIVYDYTPKLPAERITNTSVMTRKYLANLVSGN; from the coding sequence ATGGCAGCAGCATTCCACCACGGCACGGAGACCATCCGCATCGACGGCGGCTCCAACCCCGTTTACACCGTTGACGGCGCGATTACCGCCATCGTCGGCACCGCTCCGGCGGGCGCGGTCAACGAACTGACCGTATGCCAAACCAAAAAAGACTTCGCACAGTTCGGCACGCAGACCGGCCAAGGCTTCACGCTGCCCGATGCGGCGCACATCTTTACCCGCTACGGCTCGGGCATCGCCTATGTGGTCAACGTGTGCGACCCCGACAAACACAAAACCATGGTACAGGGCGAGGCTTTGGCAGTTGATGCCGACACCCTGACCGCCCGCACCGCACATATCGCGCTGCAAGCGGGCTACACCGTGCGCGACGGCGGCGCGGAATTGGGCGAAGGCGCGGATTACACCATCGATGCCGCCGCAGGCGGAATCGTGTTTAAAACCAAGCCGGACAATCCGACTATCGACTACACCTACACCGACCCGGCCAAAGTTACCGAAGCCGATATTCTCGGTGGTTTTCAGGCAGCCACGGGCAAGCGCACCGGCTTGGAATTGCTGACCGAAGGCTTCAACCGCTTCGGCGCGGACGCGAAAATCATCATCGTGCCCGAATACGACCAAACCGCAGCCTGCGCCGCGGCCATGATTGTGCTGGCGGAAAAACTCCACGCCGTCGCCTATATCAACGCCCCCAAAGGCACCGGCCTGTCGCAGGCGATGGAAGGACGCGGCCCGAACGGCAGCATCAACTTCAATACGTCCAGCGACCGCGCCCAGCTCTTCTATCCGCACGTTACCGGCCTGCTCGGTACGGAAGCCTTGGCCACCCATGCCGCCGGCCTGCGCATGAAAACCGATGTGGAAAACGGCTATTGGTTCAGCATTTCCAACCGCGAGCTTTTGGGCGTAACCGGCGTGGAAACCGGCCTGACCGCCCGCGCCGACGACCCGCAGAGCGAAACCAACCGCCTCAACGAAAAAGGCATTACCACCGTCTTCAACAGCTACGGCACGGGTTACCGCATGTGGGGCAACCGCTTGGCGTGTTTCCCGACCGTCAGCCATATCAAAAACTTCGAAACCGCACAACGCACCGGCGATTTGATTGACGAGAGTATCCGCCGTGCCGAGCTGCAATACATCGACCGCCCGATTGACGACGCGCTCTTGGACAGCTTGGTGGAAACCGTGCGCACCTATCTGGGCACGCTGCGCTCCATCGTCGGCTTCAACGTCGGCTTGGATTACGACTACGATTTGGCAGATTCGTTCAGCAAAGGCCAAGTGCCGATTGTGTACGACTACACGCCCAAGCTGCCTGCCGAGCGCATTACCAATACCAGCGTGATGACCCGCAAATATCTGGCCAACCTCGTCAGCGGTAATTAA
- a CDS encoding Mor transcription activator family protein produces MSVADNKRAAELMADMEEQITACLVSVSNTDRQTARITARQVSAHISKHWGGQLLYIPKNHLGKLDERDAEIWRKFDGTNHAELAREFDLTMQQIYKIVRDAAAYHRAKRQIDLFAS; encoded by the coding sequence ATGAGCGTAGCAGATAACAAACGGGCGGCTGAATTGATGGCCGATATGGAAGAACAGATTACGGCATGTTTGGTGTCGGTGTCGAACACAGACCGGCAGACCGCACGAATCACGGCGCGGCAGGTATCGGCGCATATCAGCAAGCATTGGGGCGGCCAGCTTTTGTATATCCCCAAAAACCATTTGGGCAAGCTCGATGAGCGCGATGCGGAAATCTGGCGCAAGTTCGACGGCACAAACCACGCCGAGCTGGCGCGTGAGTTTGATTTGACCATGCAGCAGATTTACAAGATTGTGCGCGATGCGGCGGCTTATCATCGGGCGAAACGGCAGATTGATTTGTTCGCTTCGTAG
- a CDS encoding helix-turn-helix transcriptional regulator: MTQEIKFDGNLLRVWEVAERLSISTAAVWYKTNPNNRRYDPDFPKPIKVSSNVTGWIEQELNNYIEMLADKRNEPPTHEEAIHEIEEHSFDLEVTEKDGLFGVNVYGQLCSLTISPSFKTSNKAISNGLKLMAKLI; encoded by the coding sequence ATGACGCAAGAAATTAAATTTGATGGAAATTTGTTGCGGGTCTGGGAAGTAGCCGAGCGGTTAAGCATTTCCACCGCCGCAGTTTGGTACAAAACCAATCCGAACAACCGCCGATATGACCCCGATTTTCCCAAACCAATCAAAGTATCTTCCAATGTAACAGGATGGATTGAGCAGGAACTTAATAATTACATCGAGATGTTGGCCGACAAGCGGAACGAACCACCAACCCATGAGGAAGCTATCCATGAAATTGAAGAACATTCTTTCGATTTGGAAGTGACGGAAAAAGACGGTCTGTTTGGTGTGAATGTTTACGGCCAGCTATGCAGTTTAACCATTTCACCGAGTTTTAAGACAAGTAACAAGGCAATCAGCAACGGGCTGAAACTGATGGCCAAACTGATATAG